A genome region from Coffea arabica cultivar ET-39 chromosome 7e, Coffea Arabica ET-39 HiFi, whole genome shotgun sequence includes the following:
- the LOC113723085 gene encoding phytyl ester synthase 2, chloroplastic isoform X2, translated as MALMGSGVVAVAPASCFWPCTDDIYGHHKMSSSYPRTRICGRRRLLPRYSNGSKAGASSLNCRQPIVSAEPPPPPGQSSVLLPPDSDIDSDSNSNSSRRQPHLSTTTTTTTKQEAAAAAGGVVMSPGLIDYFQVSEDLVLRSEADGGPPRWFCLLDCHCSSSHSASSSKNHNPLLLYLPGVDGVGSGLLLQCKKLGESFLLSLKSQHLRVYHNLVKLVEETVRSENSRRPHTPVYLVGESFGGCLALAIASRNPDIDLVLVLANPATCFSKSQLLPLLPFSHLMPKEMNPSLLYMLCLSSGIPSRMAMGALQKSLPLEQTVGELSQAARAVSSYISVLADLLGVETLNWKLKMLKSAEAFSNSRLHAIKARTLILSSGRDSMLPSEEEGERLRRLLPDCQIRTFSDRGHVPFLEDGFDLVTIIKCASFYQRGRCVDYVLDYLPPKPPEFEQIYEPHRWTEVACNPVMLSTLENGKIVQGLKGIPCQGPVLYVGYHMMLGFELIPLVARFWMERNIVLRGIAHPMAFKRLKDGKLPDLSTYDAFRFMGAVPASATTFYKLFSTKSHVLLYPGGMREALHRKGEEHKLIWPEQSEFVRMAARFGAKIIPFGAVGEDDFGQLLFDYDDLMKIPYFEAFTRELTDEAVNLRSEREGEIANQDIHLPVILPKVPGRLYFLFGKPIETEGRKQDLKRRDEAQQVYIQVKSEVESCIAYLKEKRENDPYRNVLARLTYQAVNGFDAEVPTFEL; from the exons ATGGCGCTCATGGGAAGTGGGGTGGTTGCAGTTGCACCAGCTTCCTGCTTTTGGCCCTGTACAGATGATATCTACGGTCACCACAAAATGTCCTCCAGTTACCCAAGAACAAGAATATGTGGCAGAAGAAGATTATTACCGCGATACTCCAACGGTTCTAAAGCGGGTGCTTCATCGCTGAATTGCAGGCAACCGATTGTCTCAGCtgaaccaccaccaccaccaggaCAAAGTTCGGTACTCCTCCCCCCCGACAGCGACATCGACAGCGACAGCAACAGCAACAGCAGCAGGCGGCAGCCCCATCTctctactactactactactactaccaAGCAAGAAGCAGCAGCGGCAGCAGGAGGGGTTGTGATGAGTCCTGGTTTAATAGACTACTTTCAAGTATCGGAGGATTTGGTCCTCCGATCCGAGGCTGACGGTGGGCCTCCGCGCTGGTTTTGTCTCTTGGACTGCCACTGCTCCTCCTCTCACTCTGCCTCTTCTTCCAAAAACCACAATCCTCTCTTGCTTTACTTACCAG GGGTGGACGGTGTTGGATCCGGACTTCTGTTGCAATGCAAAAAACTAGGCGA gtcctttcttctctctctcaagTCTCAACATTTACGAGTCTATCACA ACCTGGTGAAGCTGGTTGAGGAAACGGTCAGGTCAGAGAACTCCCGCAGACCCCACACACCTGTATATCTTGTTGGAGAATCTTTTGGGGGATGCCTTGCCCTGGCTATTGCTTCCCGAAATCCCGACATTGATCTCGTCTTAGTTTTGGCCAACCCAG CTACGTGTTTCAGTAAATCCCAGCTGCTCCCTCTGCTACCTTTCTCACATCTCATGCCCAAGGAGATGAATCCGAGCTTGCTTTATATGCTATGTCTATCATCAG GTATCCCTTCAAGAATGGCCATGGGTGCTCTGCAGAAAAGCCTCCCCCTCGAACAAACAGTTGGAGAGTTGTCTCAGGCTGCCAGAGCGGTATCATCCTATATTTCT GTTCTGGCTGATCTTTTAGGTGTAGAAACCCTCAATTGGAAACTGAAGATGCTCAAATCAGCTGAAGCATTTTCAAATTCACGTCTTCATGCTATCAAAGCTCGGACTCTAATCCTTTCCAG TGGAAGAGATTCAATGTTACCAagtgaagaagaaggagaaaggCTTCGTCGCTTGTTGCCAGATTGTCAAATCCGAACATTTAGCGACAGAGGTCATGTTCCTTTCTTG GAAGATGGTTTCGATCTGGTGACAATCATTAAGTGTGCAAGCTTTTATCAACGTGGAAGATGCGTTGATTATGTTTTGGATTACTTGCCGCCCAAACCTCCTGAATTCGAACAAATATATGAACCACACAG ATGGACCGAGGTGGCATGCAATCCGGTGATGCTTTCGACATTGGAGAATGGAAAGATTGTTCAGGGCCTTAAAGGGATTCCTTGTCAGGGACCAGTTTTATATGTTGGTTATCACATGATGCTAGGTTTTGAGTTGATCCCTCTAGTAGCACGCttttggatggaaagaaacattGTTTTGAGAGGCATTGCACATCCAATGGCATTTAAAAGGTTGAAAGATGGAAAACTACCTGATTTGTCAACATACGATGCATTTCGATTTATGGGTGCAGTTCCAGCATCAGCAACTACTTTTTATAAGCTTTTTTCTACAAAATCCCATGTCCTATTGTATCCAGGGGGCATGAGGGAGGCTCTTCATCGAAAG ggTGAGGAGCACAAATTAATTTGGCCCGAACAGTCTGAGTTTGTCAGAATGGCAGCTAGATTTGGTGCAAAAATAATTCCTTTCGGAGcagttggagaagatgattttGGCCAA CTGCTTTTTGATTACGACGACCTCATGAAGATCCCATATTTTGAGGCATTTACACGGGAGCTAACTGATGAAGCAGTGAATTTAAG GAGTGAACGTGAAGGAGAGATTGCTAACCAAGATATACATCTCCCTGTCATTCTACCCAAGGTTCCTGGGAGGTTATATTTCCTCTTTGGGAAGCCAATTGAAACAGAAG GCAGGAAGCaggatttgaaaagaagagaCGAAGCCCAGCAAGTATATATTCAGGTAAAATCTGAGGTCGAGAGTTGCATTGCATACTtgaaggagaaaagagagaacgATCCGTATCGGAATGTATTGGCTCGATTGACTTATCAGGCTGTGAATGGCTTCGATGCTGAGGTTCCTACTTTTGAGCTTTGA
- the LOC113723085 gene encoding phytyl ester synthase 2, chloroplastic isoform X3 gives MALMGSGVVAVAPASCFWPCTDDIYGHHKMSSSYPRTRICGRRRLLPRYSNGSKAGASSLNCRQPIVSAEPPPPPGQSSVLLPPDSDIDSDSNSNSSRRQPHLSTTTTTTTKQEAAAAAGGVVMSPGLIDYFQVSEDLVLRSEADGGPPRWFCLLDCHCSSSHSASSSKNHNPLLLYLPGVDGVGSGLLLQCKKLGEIFNVWCLHIPLSDRSSFSDLVKLVEETVRSENSRRPHTPVYLVGESFGGCLALAIASRNPDIDLVLVLANPATCFSKSQLLPLLPFSHLMPKEMNPSLLYMLCLSSGIPSRMAMGALQKSLPLEQTVGELSQAARAVSSYISVLADLLGVETLNWKLKMLKSAEAFSNSRLHAIKARTLILSSGRDSMLPSEEEGERLRRLLPDCQIRTFSDRGHVPFLEDGFDLVTIIKCASFYQRGRCVDYVLDYLPPKPPEFEQIYEPHRWTEVACNPVMLSTLENGKIVQGLKGIPCQGPVLYVGYHMMLGFELIPLVARFWMERNIVLRGIAHPMAFKRLKDGKLPDLSTYDAFRFMGAVPASATTFYKLFSTKSHVLLYPGGMREALHRKLLFDYDDLMKIPYFEAFTRELTDEAVNLRSEREGEIANQDIHLPVILPKVPGRLYFLFGKPIETEGRKQDLKRRDEAQQVYIQVKSEVESCIAYLKEKRENDPYRNVLARLTYQAVNGFDAEVPTFEL, from the exons ATGGCGCTCATGGGAAGTGGGGTGGTTGCAGTTGCACCAGCTTCCTGCTTTTGGCCCTGTACAGATGATATCTACGGTCACCACAAAATGTCCTCCAGTTACCCAAGAACAAGAATATGTGGCAGAAGAAGATTATTACCGCGATACTCCAACGGTTCTAAAGCGGGTGCTTCATCGCTGAATTGCAGGCAACCGATTGTCTCAGCtgaaccaccaccaccaccaggaCAAAGTTCGGTACTCCTCCCCCCCGACAGCGACATCGACAGCGACAGCAACAGCAACAGCAGCAGGCGGCAGCCCCATCTctctactactactactactactaccaAGCAAGAAGCAGCAGCGGCAGCAGGAGGGGTTGTGATGAGTCCTGGTTTAATAGACTACTTTCAAGTATCGGAGGATTTGGTCCTCCGATCCGAGGCTGACGGTGGGCCTCCGCGCTGGTTTTGTCTCTTGGACTGCCACTGCTCCTCCTCTCACTCTGCCTCTTCTTCCAAAAACCACAATCCTCTCTTGCTTTACTTACCAG GGGTGGACGGTGTTGGATCCGGACTTCTGTTGCAATGCAAAAAACTAGGCGA GATTTTTAACGTATGGTGCTTGCACATCCCCCTCTCGGATCGTTCATCCTTTTCAG ACCTGGTGAAGCTGGTTGAGGAAACGGTCAGGTCAGAGAACTCCCGCAGACCCCACACACCTGTATATCTTGTTGGAGAATCTTTTGGGGGATGCCTTGCCCTGGCTATTGCTTCCCGAAATCCCGACATTGATCTCGTCTTAGTTTTGGCCAACCCAG CTACGTGTTTCAGTAAATCCCAGCTGCTCCCTCTGCTACCTTTCTCACATCTCATGCCCAAGGAGATGAATCCGAGCTTGCTTTATATGCTATGTCTATCATCAG GTATCCCTTCAAGAATGGCCATGGGTGCTCTGCAGAAAAGCCTCCCCCTCGAACAAACAGTTGGAGAGTTGTCTCAGGCTGCCAGAGCGGTATCATCCTATATTTCT GTTCTGGCTGATCTTTTAGGTGTAGAAACCCTCAATTGGAAACTGAAGATGCTCAAATCAGCTGAAGCATTTTCAAATTCACGTCTTCATGCTATCAAAGCTCGGACTCTAATCCTTTCCAG TGGAAGAGATTCAATGTTACCAagtgaagaagaaggagaaaggCTTCGTCGCTTGTTGCCAGATTGTCAAATCCGAACATTTAGCGACAGAGGTCATGTTCCTTTCTTG GAAGATGGTTTCGATCTGGTGACAATCATTAAGTGTGCAAGCTTTTATCAACGTGGAAGATGCGTTGATTATGTTTTGGATTACTTGCCGCCCAAACCTCCTGAATTCGAACAAATATATGAACCACACAG ATGGACCGAGGTGGCATGCAATCCGGTGATGCTTTCGACATTGGAGAATGGAAAGATTGTTCAGGGCCTTAAAGGGATTCCTTGTCAGGGACCAGTTTTATATGTTGGTTATCACATGATGCTAGGTTTTGAGTTGATCCCTCTAGTAGCACGCttttggatggaaagaaacattGTTTTGAGAGGCATTGCACATCCAATGGCATTTAAAAGGTTGAAAGATGGAAAACTACCTGATTTGTCAACATACGATGCATTTCGATTTATGGGTGCAGTTCCAGCATCAGCAACTACTTTTTATAAGCTTTTTTCTACAAAATCCCATGTCCTATTGTATCCAGGGGGCATGAGGGAGGCTCTTCATCGAAAG CTGCTTTTTGATTACGACGACCTCATGAAGATCCCATATTTTGAGGCATTTACACGGGAGCTAACTGATGAAGCAGTGAATTTAAG GAGTGAACGTGAAGGAGAGATTGCTAACCAAGATATACATCTCCCTGTCATTCTACCCAAGGTTCCTGGGAGGTTATATTTCCTCTTTGGGAAGCCAATTGAAACAGAAG GCAGGAAGCaggatttgaaaagaagagaCGAAGCCCAGCAAGTATATATTCAGGTAAAATCTGAGGTCGAGAGTTGCATTGCATACTtgaaggagaaaagagagaacgATCCGTATCGGAATGTATTGGCTCGATTGACTTATCAGGCTGTGAATGGCTTCGATGCTGAGGTTCCTACTTTTGAGCTTTGA
- the LOC113723085 gene encoding phytyl ester synthase 2, chloroplastic isoform X1, giving the protein MALMGSGVVAVAPASCFWPCTDDIYGHHKMSSSYPRTRICGRRRLLPRYSNGSKAGASSLNCRQPIVSAEPPPPPGQSSVLLPPDSDIDSDSNSNSSRRQPHLSTTTTTTTKQEAAAAAGGVVMSPGLIDYFQVSEDLVLRSEADGGPPRWFCLLDCHCSSSHSASSSKNHNPLLLYLPGVDGVGSGLLLQCKKLGEIFNVWCLHIPLSDRSSFSDLVKLVEETVRSENSRRPHTPVYLVGESFGGCLALAIASRNPDIDLVLVLANPATCFSKSQLLPLLPFSHLMPKEMNPSLLYMLCLSSGIPSRMAMGALQKSLPLEQTVGELSQAARAVSSYISVLADLLGVETLNWKLKMLKSAEAFSNSRLHAIKARTLILSSGRDSMLPSEEEGERLRRLLPDCQIRTFSDRGHVPFLEDGFDLVTIIKCASFYQRGRCVDYVLDYLPPKPPEFEQIYEPHRWTEVACNPVMLSTLENGKIVQGLKGIPCQGPVLYVGYHMMLGFELIPLVARFWMERNIVLRGIAHPMAFKRLKDGKLPDLSTYDAFRFMGAVPASATTFYKLFSTKSHVLLYPGGMREALHRKGEEHKLIWPEQSEFVRMAARFGAKIIPFGAVGEDDFGQLLFDYDDLMKIPYFEAFTRELTDEAVNLRSEREGEIANQDIHLPVILPKVPGRLYFLFGKPIETEGRKQDLKRRDEAQQVYIQVKSEVESCIAYLKEKRENDPYRNVLARLTYQAVNGFDAEVPTFEL; this is encoded by the exons ATGGCGCTCATGGGAAGTGGGGTGGTTGCAGTTGCACCAGCTTCCTGCTTTTGGCCCTGTACAGATGATATCTACGGTCACCACAAAATGTCCTCCAGTTACCCAAGAACAAGAATATGTGGCAGAAGAAGATTATTACCGCGATACTCCAACGGTTCTAAAGCGGGTGCTTCATCGCTGAATTGCAGGCAACCGATTGTCTCAGCtgaaccaccaccaccaccaggaCAAAGTTCGGTACTCCTCCCCCCCGACAGCGACATCGACAGCGACAGCAACAGCAACAGCAGCAGGCGGCAGCCCCATCTctctactactactactactactaccaAGCAAGAAGCAGCAGCGGCAGCAGGAGGGGTTGTGATGAGTCCTGGTTTAATAGACTACTTTCAAGTATCGGAGGATTTGGTCCTCCGATCCGAGGCTGACGGTGGGCCTCCGCGCTGGTTTTGTCTCTTGGACTGCCACTGCTCCTCCTCTCACTCTGCCTCTTCTTCCAAAAACCACAATCCTCTCTTGCTTTACTTACCAG GGGTGGACGGTGTTGGATCCGGACTTCTGTTGCAATGCAAAAAACTAGGCGA GATTTTTAACGTATGGTGCTTGCACATCCCCCTCTCGGATCGTTCATCCTTTTCAG ACCTGGTGAAGCTGGTTGAGGAAACGGTCAGGTCAGAGAACTCCCGCAGACCCCACACACCTGTATATCTTGTTGGAGAATCTTTTGGGGGATGCCTTGCCCTGGCTATTGCTTCCCGAAATCCCGACATTGATCTCGTCTTAGTTTTGGCCAACCCAG CTACGTGTTTCAGTAAATCCCAGCTGCTCCCTCTGCTACCTTTCTCACATCTCATGCCCAAGGAGATGAATCCGAGCTTGCTTTATATGCTATGTCTATCATCAG GTATCCCTTCAAGAATGGCCATGGGTGCTCTGCAGAAAAGCCTCCCCCTCGAACAAACAGTTGGAGAGTTGTCTCAGGCTGCCAGAGCGGTATCATCCTATATTTCT GTTCTGGCTGATCTTTTAGGTGTAGAAACCCTCAATTGGAAACTGAAGATGCTCAAATCAGCTGAAGCATTTTCAAATTCACGTCTTCATGCTATCAAAGCTCGGACTCTAATCCTTTCCAG TGGAAGAGATTCAATGTTACCAagtgaagaagaaggagaaaggCTTCGTCGCTTGTTGCCAGATTGTCAAATCCGAACATTTAGCGACAGAGGTCATGTTCCTTTCTTG GAAGATGGTTTCGATCTGGTGACAATCATTAAGTGTGCAAGCTTTTATCAACGTGGAAGATGCGTTGATTATGTTTTGGATTACTTGCCGCCCAAACCTCCTGAATTCGAACAAATATATGAACCACACAG ATGGACCGAGGTGGCATGCAATCCGGTGATGCTTTCGACATTGGAGAATGGAAAGATTGTTCAGGGCCTTAAAGGGATTCCTTGTCAGGGACCAGTTTTATATGTTGGTTATCACATGATGCTAGGTTTTGAGTTGATCCCTCTAGTAGCACGCttttggatggaaagaaacattGTTTTGAGAGGCATTGCACATCCAATGGCATTTAAAAGGTTGAAAGATGGAAAACTACCTGATTTGTCAACATACGATGCATTTCGATTTATGGGTGCAGTTCCAGCATCAGCAACTACTTTTTATAAGCTTTTTTCTACAAAATCCCATGTCCTATTGTATCCAGGGGGCATGAGGGAGGCTCTTCATCGAAAG ggTGAGGAGCACAAATTAATTTGGCCCGAACAGTCTGAGTTTGTCAGAATGGCAGCTAGATTTGGTGCAAAAATAATTCCTTTCGGAGcagttggagaagatgattttGGCCAA CTGCTTTTTGATTACGACGACCTCATGAAGATCCCATATTTTGAGGCATTTACACGGGAGCTAACTGATGAAGCAGTGAATTTAAG GAGTGAACGTGAAGGAGAGATTGCTAACCAAGATATACATCTCCCTGTCATTCTACCCAAGGTTCCTGGGAGGTTATATTTCCTCTTTGGGAAGCCAATTGAAACAGAAG GCAGGAAGCaggatttgaaaagaagagaCGAAGCCCAGCAAGTATATATTCAGGTAAAATCTGAGGTCGAGAGTTGCATTGCATACTtgaaggagaaaagagagaacgATCCGTATCGGAATGTATTGGCTCGATTGACTTATCAGGCTGTGAATGGCTTCGATGCTGAGGTTCCTACTTTTGAGCTTTGA
- the LOC113723085 gene encoding phytyl ester synthase 2, chloroplastic isoform X4, with protein sequence MVLAHPPLGSFILFRSFLLSLKSQHLRVYHNLVKLVEETVRSENSRRPHTPVYLVGESFGGCLALAIASRNPDIDLVLVLANPATCFSKSQLLPLLPFSHLMPKEMNPSLLYMLCLSSGIPSRMAMGALQKSLPLEQTVGELSQAARAVSSYISVLADLLGVETLNWKLKMLKSAEAFSNSRLHAIKARTLILSSGRDSMLPSEEEGERLRRLLPDCQIRTFSDRGHVPFLEDGFDLVTIIKCASFYQRGRCVDYVLDYLPPKPPEFEQIYEPHRWTEVACNPVMLSTLENGKIVQGLKGIPCQGPVLYVGYHMMLGFELIPLVARFWMERNIVLRGIAHPMAFKRLKDGKLPDLSTYDAFRFMGAVPASATTFYKLFSTKSHVLLYPGGMREALHRKGEEHKLIWPEQSEFVRMAARFGAKIIPFGAVGEDDFGQLLFDYDDLMKIPYFEAFTRELTDEAVNLRSEREGEIANQDIHLPVILPKVPGRLYFLFGKPIETEGRKQDLKRRDEAQQVYIQVKSEVESCIAYLKEKRENDPYRNVLARLTYQAVNGFDAEVPTFEL encoded by the exons ATGGTGCTTGCACATCCCCCTCTCGGATCGTTCATCCTTTTCAGgtcctttcttctctctctcaagTCTCAACATTTACGAGTCTATCACA ACCTGGTGAAGCTGGTTGAGGAAACGGTCAGGTCAGAGAACTCCCGCAGACCCCACACACCTGTATATCTTGTTGGAGAATCTTTTGGGGGATGCCTTGCCCTGGCTATTGCTTCCCGAAATCCCGACATTGATCTCGTCTTAGTTTTGGCCAACCCAG CTACGTGTTTCAGTAAATCCCAGCTGCTCCCTCTGCTACCTTTCTCACATCTCATGCCCAAGGAGATGAATCCGAGCTTGCTTTATATGCTATGTCTATCATCAG GTATCCCTTCAAGAATGGCCATGGGTGCTCTGCAGAAAAGCCTCCCCCTCGAACAAACAGTTGGAGAGTTGTCTCAGGCTGCCAGAGCGGTATCATCCTATATTTCT GTTCTGGCTGATCTTTTAGGTGTAGAAACCCTCAATTGGAAACTGAAGATGCTCAAATCAGCTGAAGCATTTTCAAATTCACGTCTTCATGCTATCAAAGCTCGGACTCTAATCCTTTCCAG TGGAAGAGATTCAATGTTACCAagtgaagaagaaggagaaaggCTTCGTCGCTTGTTGCCAGATTGTCAAATCCGAACATTTAGCGACAGAGGTCATGTTCCTTTCTTG GAAGATGGTTTCGATCTGGTGACAATCATTAAGTGTGCAAGCTTTTATCAACGTGGAAGATGCGTTGATTATGTTTTGGATTACTTGCCGCCCAAACCTCCTGAATTCGAACAAATATATGAACCACACAG ATGGACCGAGGTGGCATGCAATCCGGTGATGCTTTCGACATTGGAGAATGGAAAGATTGTTCAGGGCCTTAAAGGGATTCCTTGTCAGGGACCAGTTTTATATGTTGGTTATCACATGATGCTAGGTTTTGAGTTGATCCCTCTAGTAGCACGCttttggatggaaagaaacattGTTTTGAGAGGCATTGCACATCCAATGGCATTTAAAAGGTTGAAAGATGGAAAACTACCTGATTTGTCAACATACGATGCATTTCGATTTATGGGTGCAGTTCCAGCATCAGCAACTACTTTTTATAAGCTTTTTTCTACAAAATCCCATGTCCTATTGTATCCAGGGGGCATGAGGGAGGCTCTTCATCGAAAG ggTGAGGAGCACAAATTAATTTGGCCCGAACAGTCTGAGTTTGTCAGAATGGCAGCTAGATTTGGTGCAAAAATAATTCCTTTCGGAGcagttggagaagatgattttGGCCAA CTGCTTTTTGATTACGACGACCTCATGAAGATCCCATATTTTGAGGCATTTACACGGGAGCTAACTGATGAAGCAGTGAATTTAAG GAGTGAACGTGAAGGAGAGATTGCTAACCAAGATATACATCTCCCTGTCATTCTACCCAAGGTTCCTGGGAGGTTATATTTCCTCTTTGGGAAGCCAATTGAAACAGAAG GCAGGAAGCaggatttgaaaagaagagaCGAAGCCCAGCAAGTATATATTCAGGTAAAATCTGAGGTCGAGAGTTGCATTGCATACTtgaaggagaaaagagagaacgATCCGTATCGGAATGTATTGGCTCGATTGACTTATCAGGCTGTGAATGGCTTCGATGCTGAGGTTCCTACTTTTGAGCTTTGA